Below is a window of Panthera leo isolate Ple1 chromosome B4, P.leo_Ple1_pat1.1, whole genome shotgun sequence DNA.
GATGGCTGCAAAGCTGAAAGGGTCAGAAGCAGGGCTCTCTGAATCGGTAAGATTAAATATTTCTGTGAAGACAAAAGCCCACTATGGGATCGGACTGTGGACTGACAGACAAAAACAGAATACTGCTAAATTAGCCTCAGACGTCCAACTGAGGAAGGAATCTTCGCATAGGATGTAGTCTGAGAAGCTAGGGTTCAAAATGATTCTTAGTATCACGATTAACATAAATTGCTCACCATCTGGTCCTCTTGGTTACACAGCTGATCCCTAGAGCAAGCGGATGCaagaaacacttaaaagaaaatcgGAAGACTCTTCACTCTGACCCGCAGGGGGCAATAAAAGAATGATACATCCACAATAAATTACAAGCAGCTTCTTGCAATGGTGGCAACAATGTTGTGGATTCTACAAAAATGAGACCGCAGGAGGGGCTGCGGCGTGAGGCGGTGTGCTCTGGGTAGATAACAGCATCCTGGAAATTCAGCCGCGGTGGCCTCCACGCAGCGTGAGTGGGCAGCCTGGCGACGCTGGGGGGCAGCAATGTCAGCAGGACTTCTGCCGGGCGCTAGCGCTGTGGGGGGCCGCTGGAGTCCGGGAGGAGACTGTGCTGAGGATAGTCCAGAGGTTTTTTTCTAAGGCACGCGGGAGATGACGTGGAGAGGCTTCCAAAATAATCGGACAGAAATCTGAGAGGTAATCAGAAGCCAACGGGCAGGCAAGAGCCAGAGAAATGCTGATTTGTGATTATTGTTGTCAAGTTGTGATCTATAttctcaaggagctcacaatcGGGAGGGGAAAACTGAGATGGCTGTCTAACATGAGACAAGACACACAGTTCAGACTATGCCATAAGGCACCTGAGAGCAAGTGTCCCAGTGATTTGAACAGAGAGCTGGGCAGTCAGGACAGGCTAGAAGCAAAAAGCAGGTTTACAGATGACACTGGAAGACCCAGGAGAGTCTGGGTCAGTGGGCTTAAGAGGAGAACATATGAAGAAGAATGTGagcaaagacacagaaacaaatagACCTTTCTGGTATCTAAAGCAGCCAAAATGGCCACGAGTTTAAGGGCAGATGAAGAAGAATTTGAAGCATCTGAATAAGAAAAGTGTTCCTTATCACTGTGCACTAAGCCTAGACATTGGGCtgataattaggaaaaaaaaataatgtaatttactTCTACTTCTCctatttttacttctatttgtTGTCAACTTGACATTACAAAATACCCCTTAATATCAGACTTCTCTCAcgtaaaaatggggataaaattcCTTGCCCCATGGCTAATAATTCCTTATCAAATTTTACAGAATTGCCTTGAAACAATTGAgatagtgattaaaaaaatgctCTGTATTTAATAAAGTCTTACTAAAGTTAAATGCTCTGTTCATAAGTAGAGAGCAAGGACACATTATGACTTTCATGGTTCCAGGCACTTTTGCCTCCCTAGGCTCCTTTTCTTTCCATACAAAGAGATATTGAAATGTTGCAGTTATAAAGATGAATAGAATGCAGATTCTTCTgatcttaaaagaaatttaaaatgttttcatcagcCATGTAACAACTGGGGCCCTAGGCACTGGACCTACTGTGCCTAATGGATATCAACTCTGGTAGGGAATCACTGGATGATTTTGAACCAAAAACTTGTGGTTGAGACATTGAAGAAAGAAGGTTTAGAAAACCACTCAGATATGTGCTAGATTTTTGACGATTTCTAAAGTCTAAGAAGAATTGGTAGAATCTAAATACTATGAATGTGTAGGTGAACCAAAGCTATTCATTGGTCCAGTGAAATCCCTAATGGAAGGGGCAGAAGATTCTCTGAAGTACGCAAAGACTGTGACGTAGGATCGCTGATAACAAAACAGGATAAAAACTTTTCCTGAGATGCAGTAAGGGCAGCTTCAAGGGATGTATGGTAAGAGGGGTGATGACCTGAAGGAGACAGATCTCATCgctatttctattctattccaggGAAATCCCCTCCACAAATGGCCTGGAGGAACCACAGCATCATCACCGAGTTTATTCTCACGGGGCTGTCCGACGACCCCCACATCCAGGCTCTGCTCTTCGTGCTCTTCCTGGGGATTTACCTCCTGACCATGATGGGGAATCTGATGCTGCTGCTGGTGATCAGGACCGATTCCCGCCTCCAcacgcccatgtacttcttcctgagTAACCTGTCCTTCCTGgacctctgcttctcttctgtcaCTGTGCCCAAGCTACTGAAGGACCTTCTGTCTGAGAAGAAAACCATCTCAGTAGAGGGCTGCCTGACTCAGGTGTTCTTTGTGTTTATCACCGCAGGGACTGAAGCCTTTCTGCTCTCggtgatggcctatgaccgctatgccGCCATCTGCCACCCTCTGCTCTACGGCCAGGTGATGAGCAGCCAGCTCTGTGTGAGGCTGGTGCTGGCCTCATGGGGCCTGGCTTCCCTCAATTCAGTCATCATTGTGCTTTTGGCTATTAACCTGGACTTCTGTGAGGCCCAAACCATCCACCACTACACCTGTGAGctgccctccctcttccctctgtcttgCTCTGATATTTCCATCAATATTGACATCTTGATCTGCTCCACCTTACTGCATGGGCTGGGAACCTTCCTCCCAATCTTCTTTTCCTACACCCGTATTGTCTCCACCATCCTGAGCATCAGCTCCACCTCAGGCAGAAGCaaggccttctccacctgctcctcccacctcatCGCAGTGATCCTGttctttggctcaggtttgaTTCGCTATCTTATGCCCACCTCGGGTTCCTCCCTGGATTTGCTCTCCTCCTTGCAGTACAGTGCAGTCACGCCCTTGCTGAATCCCCTCATCTACAGCCTAAAGAACGTAGAGGTGAAGGCGGCTGTGAGAAGGACAGTGGAGAAATACCTACACTATTTTAGGTAGTGAACAAGGACGCAGAGTGCAGGAGAGAAATTTGTTTTGCCGTCTGCTTGACCCTCAGGTAGAAGAACtctgcggtgcctgggtggctggttgATTGGttaaagcctctgactttggctcaggtcacaatctcgcagttcacgagttcaagccccacgtcaggctctgtgctgtcggcacagagcccggggctcactttgcattctgtgtgccccagcccttccctgactcacattctgtttctctcaaaaataaataaacatttaaaaaaaatttttttttgaaaggacaATTCTTGACCACTAACTTGAAGGGAGCCCTGTACCgtcctctccctggctctcccaacaacaaaaagtaaaatacatgaaattgtATCTAGTTTATCTCTGTGGCTTATAAAggtctgttttttcttctgctcctttaaaaaaaatttttttttaacatttatttattttttttgagacagagagagacagagcatgaacgggggaggggcagagagagaaggagtcacagaattggaagcaggctccaggctctgagccatcagcccagagcctgacgcggggctcgaactcacggaccgcgagatcgtgacctgagccgaagtcggacgcttaaccgactgagccacccaggcgcccctcttctgctccTTTATACCACAGCACCACTTCCTTCGTAGAGCTCATGATTCAATGTTGTGTCTCCTGAATTAATCCTTAACGTACTTTATCTTGTCacccttattattttttgtccTACTGATCTACCTTGTTAAAGATTTATCCATCTTATTGCCCTCTGTAATATTTAGACAATCTTTACTTCCCCTTTATAATTTTAAGCTCATCTTAAATCTGTGTTTATGaagctcaattttattttttttaatatgaaatttattatcagattggtttccatacaacacccagtgctcaccccaaaaggtgccctcctcaatacccattgaagttcaactttaaaaaaaaaatgtcggggcgcctgggtggctcggttggttgagtgtttgacttcggctcaagtcatgatctcactgtacgtgagttcgagccccgcgtcgggctctgtgctgacagctcagagcctggagcctgtttcagattctgtgtctccctctctctgtgaccctcccccattcatgctctgtctctctctgtctcaagaataaataaaaacgtttaaaaaaaaaatttttttttttaaatgtcgaCACCTCCTACAAAagattacaaatttattttactttaacaatcttcctcctccctctgccccttcaatATCCTtccccagtttttgtttttgtttcgtttttgtttttgttttcaccctttgggattttctgtccGTGGATATTATCAACAAGTTATTATCTTTACATTGGGTGCTGTTGAAATCAATTAAATTCTGGATTTTAATCATAATCTATATTGAGGCTTCAttctatgtttaaatttatttaatattcactgGCATCCCTTTCACAGCACATTCCCCCATTTTACTTCCCCTTTGGCACATCAGAGCATAATGGTTAGGGGCTTTGGGAACCTGACAAATTGCTTACCTATTCTGTGTCTCGGATTCCTAAATACAGaattgggataataatagtatctacatCGTATAGTCATTTTGAGGATTAAAGGAAATGGCACGTAGAGCACCAGAACACTAACAGCCACCGTTTGAGTGTCACTAATCATTATTCATGAGCTCTTTATTTCATTccgtttttattttgttgtcataTGTACTCCTCTAGATTTTTGGTAAGAAGTGGGGATTGTGAAATATTCCAAGACCTTGCATATCTGAGAGTCTATTTTTACTCTACATATGAAAGAGAACTTACCTTGCTGCAGAATTTTGGGGcgtcctctttcttcttctggacaTATTATATACACTGTCATCTGGTATCTAATGGTCTTCAGAATTGTAAGACCAGCATAACATTCTTGCACAAACAatagatagaaaacaaaatagcactaagagagaaagaaaaaaaaaaacagtaaaaaaaaatttttttttcaagaacatgGCAGAAAATATCAGTAATGGGAATATACACTCATCGCTTACAGGGAAAAGACTTTAAGATTGGGTTATAAaagttatatgttatatacaaaataaagacTTCCAAATAAAGACTTCATAATGGATAAACTTGTAGAATCACTATgctgttcacctgaaactaatgtaacatggtaTGTCAGCTACACtaaaaaaatccaattattttaaacaataaaaaatcataatctcaaaaaaaaagacttcaaagtGACTCATGaagtttgaaagttttaaaaaatcgttCAAAgatctagaggcgcctgggtggctcagttggttgagcacaggactcttgattttggctccggtgaggatctcaaggtttgtgggatcaagccttgcatggggctccatgtggataccacagagcctgcttaggattctctctctccttctgtctctacccctcctctgctctctctctctctctctctgtctctctctcaaaataaataaataaacaatttaaaaataaataaaataggggtgcctgggtggctcagtgcattaagcatctgactcttggtttctgctcaggtcataatctcacacttcatgagttccagccccgcatcaggctctctgctgccatggcagagcctgctcaggatcctttgtctccctctctcttcccctccccacttatgctttctctctctcgctcagaaataaatttaaatgaatgaatgaataagtaaatacatagtTGTTCAAAGATCTAAACTAGAAAATGCATACAAGGAGAAAGCAGTCGTCAAGGTCTCATTGTCAGTCAAGactgaatttgaagaaaaaaaattaggggtgcctggtgactcaTTCAgctgagtatccaactcttaattttggctcaggtcctgatcacagggtcatgggatggaatcCCACACGGGCTctcactgagtgtggatcctacttaagattctctctctctctctctctctctctctctctctctctctctctctctcaatgtttctctctctctctctctctctcaagtcaCATAGCATAAAATACTGTAGAAAAGAACAAgggaaattaacaaaaatataataattgtgGAAGATTTTATACAGATTTTTAGAGTTCTTAACAAATTAAATAGTCAAAACAAAAGTAATGACAAGggaaaaaaggataatataattaaaattaacctTCTAATaagaatatatctaaatatatatatatacacacacaccctacattataaaatttcagaaagtCAAGGTTGAATAAAATAAGGAATGGATTGACCAGGGAGCAACATGAGGGAACTTTCTAAGCTAGctacaagaaaattaaagaaaagaagaacccGCCCCCTCTTTCAGGGCTGGAGCATGCAACCCACCTTGCTTTCTGAAATATCTTGGGAGACTTATGGTAGCAATGTGAATGAGCCAAA
It encodes the following:
- the LOC122225637 gene encoding olfactory receptor 8S1-like, with the translated sequence MAWRNHSIITEFILTGLSDDPHIQALLFVLFLGIYLLTMMGNLMLLLVIRTDSRLHTPMYFFLSNLSFLDLCFSSVTVPKLLKDLLSEKKTISVEGCLTQVFFVFITAGTEAFLLSVMAYDRYAAICHPLLYGQVMSSQLCVRLVLASWGLASLNSVIIVLLAINLDFCEAQTIHHYTCELPSLFPLSCSDISINIDILICSTLLHGLGTFLPIFFSYTRIVSTILSISSTSGRSKAFSTCSSHLIAVILFFGSGLIRYLMPTSGSSLDLLSSLQYSAVTPLLNPLIYSLKNVEVKAAVRRTVEKYLHYFR